A region from the Mesorhizobium shangrilense genome encodes:
- a CDS encoding heavy metal translocating P-type ATPase: MTAPLKQTRFKIGGMDCASCAAKIDTAVRRLDGVADVSVSVTGASMTVSHGGPLPEDKVLQQVARLGYGIVKAEARTGGHASTAKAHDHAHRDHDHEGHDHDHEGHDHKGHDHGVKPAGQQAAGSTHLHNDAEPGQAWWRSRRAMLTLGCAAALLAAYAIGHLFPVAERWAFLAALLVGLVPIARRALMAALAGTPFSIEMLMTIAAVGAVMIGATEEAAAVVVLFLIGEMLEGVAAGRARASIQGLADLVPKVALVERAGGTVEIPAEQLGVGDIIVVRPGDRIPADGEIIEGSSDIDEAPVTGESTPKRKSVAETVFAGTISTDGVLKVRVTAAASDNTIARVVRLVEEAQEAKAPTERFIDRFSRYYTPAVLVVGGLVALLPPLLMGGDWNEWIYKGLAILLIGCPCALVISTPAAIAAGLATGARRGLLMKGGSVLEGFSKITAVAFDKTGTLTQGKPVVTDVVAYGRDERDALALAASLEQGSSHPLAVAILGKAEAEKIKVTPALAAKAISGKGVEGSVGGVAVFLGSGQAAAERADMTEAQRFAIESLNGQGKTVSVLVADGAVAGLIAMRDEPRPDAAAGITALKGGGIRAVMLTGDNRRTAEAIAASLGIEARAELLPQDKQRIVGELQREGLKVAKVGDGINDAPALAAADIGIAMGGGTDVALETADAAILHGRVTDVWRMVRLSRSVMANIRQNITVALGLKAVFLVTTIAGITGLWPAILADTGATVLVTANAMRLLRWRG, translated from the coding sequence ATGACTGCTCCTCTCAAGCAGACACGGTTCAAGATCGGCGGCATGGATTGTGCTTCTTGCGCGGCAAAGATCGATACGGCGGTGCGCCGTCTGGATGGTGTCGCCGACGTCTCGGTTTCGGTGACCGGCGCCTCGATGACGGTCAGTCACGGCGGGCCGCTGCCCGAGGACAAGGTGCTGCAGCAGGTGGCGCGGCTGGGCTACGGCATCGTCAAGGCCGAAGCCAGGACCGGCGGGCACGCGTCGACAGCCAAGGCACATGACCACGCTCATCGTGATCATGACCATGAGGGCCACGATCACGATCATGAGGGTCACGATCACAAGGGCCACGATCACGGCGTCAAGCCGGCCGGCCAGCAGGCCGCCGGCTCCACACATCTCCACAACGATGCCGAACCGGGGCAGGCATGGTGGCGCTCCCGCCGGGCGATGCTGACGCTGGGCTGCGCGGCCGCACTTCTCGCTGCCTATGCAATCGGCCATCTGTTCCCCGTGGCCGAGCGCTGGGCTTTCCTCGCGGCGCTGCTGGTTGGCCTGGTGCCGATCGCCCGGCGCGCGCTGATGGCGGCCTTGGCCGGCACGCCGTTCTCGATCGAGATGCTGATGACCATTGCCGCGGTCGGCGCGGTGATGATCGGCGCGACGGAAGAAGCCGCCGCCGTGGTGGTGCTGTTCCTCATCGGCGAGATGCTGGAAGGCGTCGCTGCCGGCCGGGCGCGGGCCAGCATCCAGGGCCTTGCAGACCTCGTGCCGAAGGTGGCGCTTGTCGAGCGGGCGGGCGGCACCGTCGAGATTCCCGCCGAACAGCTTGGCGTTGGCGACATCATCGTGGTGCGGCCGGGCGACCGCATTCCGGCCGATGGCGAGATCATCGAGGGCTCGAGCGACATCGACGAAGCGCCGGTGACCGGCGAGAGCACGCCCAAGCGCAAGAGCGTTGCGGAAACGGTCTTTGCCGGCACGATCAGCACCGATGGCGTGCTGAAGGTGCGGGTGACGGCTGCCGCCTCCGACAACACCATCGCCCGCGTCGTGCGCCTGGTGGAGGAAGCGCAGGAGGCCAAGGCGCCGACCGAGCGCTTCATCGACCGCTTCTCGCGCTATTACACGCCGGCGGTGCTGGTGGTCGGCGGGCTGGTGGCACTGCTGCCGCCGCTGCTCATGGGCGGCGACTGGAACGAATGGATCTACAAGGGCCTGGCGATCCTGCTGATCGGCTGCCCCTGTGCTCTCGTCATCTCGACGCCGGCGGCAATCGCCGCAGGGCTGGCGACGGGCGCACGGCGCGGGCTGCTGATGAAGGGCGGCTCGGTGCTGGAAGGTTTTTCGAAGATAACGGCGGTCGCCTTCGACAAGACGGGAACGCTGACGCAGGGCAAGCCCGTGGTCACCGATGTGGTGGCCTATGGCCGCGACGAGCGTGACGCGCTGGCGCTGGCGGCCTCCCTTGAGCAGGGCTCCAGTCATCCGCTGGCCGTGGCGATCCTGGGCAAGGCGGAAGCCGAGAAGATCAAGGTGACGCCGGCATTGGCGGCCAAGGCGATCTCGGGCAAGGGCGTCGAAGGCAGCGTTGGCGGCGTCGCGGTCTTCCTCGGCTCCGGCCAGGCCGCGGCGGAACGCGCTGACATGACCGAGGCGCAGCGCTTTGCCATCGAGAGCCTCAACGGCCAGGGCAAGACTGTCTCCGTGCTGGTGGCCGATGGCGCGGTGGCCGGGCTGATTGCCATGCGCGACGAGCCGAGGCCGGATGCCGCGGCCGGCATCACGGCGCTGAAGGGCGGGGGCATCCGCGCGGTGATGCTGACCGGCGACAACCGCCGCACCGCAGAGGCGATCGCCGCTTCGCTCGGCATCGAGGCCCGCGCCGAACTGTTGCCGCAGGACAAGCAGCGCATCGTCGGCGAACTGCAGCGCGAGGGGCTGAAGGTCGCCAAGGTCGGCGACGGCATCAATGACGCGCCGGCGCTTGCCGCCGCCGACATCGGCATCGCCATGGGCGGCGGCACGGACGTGGCGCTGGAGACGGCGGACGCGGCGATCCTGCATGGCCGGGTCACCGATGTCTGGCGCATGGTCCGGCTGTCGCGGTCGGTGATGGCCAACATCCGCCAGAACATCACCGTGGCGCTCGGGCTGAAGGCGGTGTTTTTAGTCACCACGATCGCCGGGATTACCGGCCTATGGCCGGCGATCCTGGCCGATACCGGCGCCACCGTCCTGGTCACCGCCAACGCCATGCGCCTGTTGCGCTGGCGCGGCTGA
- a CDS encoding MFS transporter, which produces MSLPLIALFIAAFAFGTTEFVIAGVLPQVAEGLGVSVPSAGYLVSGYACGIAIGGPLLALATKRLPRKTLLLGLAVAFTIGQAACALAPDFTSMLLLRIAVAVAHGAYFGVAMVVAVGLVREDQRGMAVAVILSGLTVSNVIGVPAGTAIGNIWGWRATFWVMCALGVAATLAMAALLPRTTGSSTKHVGLAREVRVLARQQVWTSLILMLMLMIGQFGLFTYITPTLLEVTGLDENLVPWVLLLNGVGATIGVFLGGKLSDWKLMPSLITMLVLQTVTLAVIYAVSPYPVPMIVAIVIWGGLNFSIGTPIQTRILSWTADASNLASSLIPSGFNVGIALAASLGAAMLNGGYGYRSLPLLGAFAMLVAVIVAVISHVWEGRSSASPPVPAAAE; this is translated from the coding sequence ATGTCGCTTCCCCTCATCGCCCTCTTCATCGCAGCTTTCGCCTTCGGCACCACCGAATTCGTCATTGCCGGCGTCCTGCCGCAAGTCGCTGAAGGGCTGGGCGTTTCGGTGCCCTCCGCCGGCTACCTCGTCTCCGGCTACGCGTGCGGCATCGCCATCGGCGGCCCGCTGCTGGCGCTCGCCACCAAGAGGCTGCCGCGCAAGACCTTGCTGCTCGGCCTCGCCGTCGCCTTCACCATCGGCCAGGCCGCCTGCGCACTGGCGCCCGACTTCACCTCCATGTTGCTGCTGCGCATCGCGGTCGCCGTGGCGCATGGCGCCTATTTCGGCGTCGCCATGGTGGTGGCCGTTGGCTTGGTCCGTGAAGACCAGCGCGGCATGGCTGTCGCCGTCATCCTGTCGGGCCTCACCGTCTCCAATGTCATCGGCGTGCCCGCCGGCACGGCGATCGGCAACATCTGGGGCTGGCGCGCGACCTTCTGGGTGATGTGCGCGCTGGGCGTCGCGGCAACGCTCGCCATGGCAGCACTTCTGCCGCGCACCACGGGATCGTCCACGAAACATGTCGGCCTCGCCCGCGAGGTCCGCGTGCTGGCGCGCCAGCAGGTCTGGACCTCGCTGATCCTGATGCTGATGCTGATGATCGGCCAGTTCGGCCTCTTCACCTACATCACCCCGACGCTGCTGGAAGTCACCGGCCTCGACGAGAACCTGGTGCCGTGGGTGCTGCTGCTCAACGGCGTCGGCGCCACCATTGGCGTCTTCCTGGGCGGAAAACTCTCCGACTGGAAGCTGATGCCCTCGCTCATCACCATGCTGGTCCTGCAGACGGTGACGCTGGCAGTGATCTACGCCGTCAGCCCCTATCCGGTGCCGATGATCGTGGCGATCGTCATCTGGGGTGGCCTCAATTTCTCGATCGGCACGCCGATCCAGACCCGCATCCTGTCCTGGACGGCGGATGCCTCCAACCTCGCCTCCTCGCTCATCCCTTCGGGCTTCAATGTCGGCATCGCGCTCGCCGCATCGCTGGGTGCCGCCATGCTCAATGGCGGCTACGGCTATCGCAGCCTGCCATTGCTCGGCGCCTTTGCCATGCTGGTCGCCGTCATCGTCGCAGTCATCTCCCATGTCTGGGAAGGCCGCAGCAGCGCCAGCCCGCCGGTGCCCGCCGCGGCCGAATAG
- a CDS encoding MerR family transcriptional regulator, translating to MFSIGDLSRRTGVKVPTIRYYEQMGLVAAPERSEGNQRRYGRQELERLAFIRHARDLGFAVEDIRALIELSFHPEQPCGHADKIAEEQLISVREKIAQLKRLEAELERIATCCNGKTVGDCYVIRALSDHALCADEHA from the coding sequence ATGTTTTCGATCGGAGATCTCTCTCGCCGCACCGGGGTCAAGGTGCCCACCATCCGCTACTACGAGCAGATGGGCCTGGTCGCCGCGCCCGAACGCTCTGAAGGCAACCAGCGCCGCTATGGCCGGCAGGAACTGGAGCGGCTGGCCTTCATTCGTCACGCCCGCGATCTCGGCTTCGCCGTCGAGGACATCCGCGCGCTGATCGAGCTCAGCTTCCATCCCGAGCAGCCCTGTGGCCACGCCGACAAGATCGCCGAGGAACAGTTGATCTCGGTGCGCGAAAAGATCGCCCAGCTGAAGCGGTTGGAAGCGGAGCTTGAGCGCATCGCCACTTGCTGCAACGGCAAGACGGTCGGCGACTGTTACGTCATCCGAGCGCTCTCCGACCACGCGCTCTGCGCCGACGAGCACGCCTGA
- a CDS encoding DUF2061 domain-containing protein, whose protein sequence is MDTHSRSFAKALSWRVTGTIDTLIISLVVTGSIKLAAAIGVTEVFTKSMLYYFHERAWLRIPYGRRLQPSGDKLP, encoded by the coding sequence TTGGATACCCATTCGCGCAGTTTCGCCAAGGCGCTGTCCTGGCGCGTCACCGGCACCATCGACACGCTGATCATTTCCCTCGTTGTCACGGGAAGCATCAAGCTCGCCGCCGCCATCGGCGTGACCGAGGTCTTCACCAAGTCGATGCTTTACTATTTCCACGAACGGGCGTGGCTGAGAATCCCCTACGGGCGCAGGCTGCAGCCCAGCGGCGACAAGCTCCCCTGA
- a CDS encoding RcnB family protein produces the protein MKRIILSVMAVSMLAASALQGQAAPMNAPVAPQSNFTQVDWQRPGDHRDVKKRVIKKETVKRSHWRNGQKYSSWKRHQPVRDYHRYGLHRPGRGQEWIRVGNDYLLVGVVSGLIFGAIAAR, from the coding sequence ATGAAACGCATTATTCTCTCCGTGATGGCCGTCTCGATGCTGGCCGCCAGCGCCCTGCAGGGCCAGGCCGCTCCGATGAATGCGCCGGTCGCGCCGCAGTCGAATTTCACCCAGGTCGACTGGCAAAGGCCTGGCGACCACCGCGACGTGAAGAAGCGCGTCATCAAGAAGGAGACCGTCAAGCGCAGCCATTGGCGCAATGGCCAGAAATACTCCAGCTGGAAGCGCCACCAGCCGGTCCGCGACTATCATCGTTATGGCCTGCACCGTCCCGGCCGTGGCCAGGAGTGGATCCGCGTCGGCAACGACTATCTGTTGGTCGGCGTTGTCTCCGGTCTCATCTTTGGCGCGATCGCCGCACGGTAA
- a CDS encoding amidohydrolase, with product MPGLDSLESDMKAWRHDLHAHPEFGFEEKRTGAFVAQKLREFGLDEVVEGVGGTGVVGTLRRGTSNRAIALRADMDALKIAEQGAHAYRSRTPGLMHACGHDGHTSMLLGAARLLVDEGGFDGTIRFIFQPAEEWGKGALAMLDDGLMRRFPFDEIYGLHNMPGIPVGHFQTRTGPLMSAEDNFEITLRGVGGHASRPQQGNEVLVAACALVTNLQTIVSRRLSPTDIAVVSVTELVTDGTRNALPGLARILGDARSFRPEVSAEIERQMRIIAEGTALAYNCAVETIYTREFVPLINDTEAADAAIAAAATVFGADATSGTSELNTASEDFARFLDHVPGCFAFIGNGEASAPLHNPTFDFNDAALMGGMRFHAAIARRRLPVS from the coding sequence ATGCCAGGCCTGGACTCGCTCGAAAGTGACATGAAGGCATGGCGGCACGATCTGCACGCCCATCCCGAATTCGGCTTCGAGGAAAAGCGCACCGGTGCCTTCGTGGCGCAAAAGCTCCGGGAGTTCGGCCTCGATGAGGTGGTGGAAGGCGTCGGTGGCACCGGCGTCGTTGGAACGTTGCGGCGCGGCACCAGCAACCGCGCCATCGCGTTGCGCGCCGACATGGACGCGCTGAAGATCGCCGAACAGGGCGCTCATGCCTACCGCTCGCGCACGCCGGGCCTGATGCATGCCTGTGGGCACGATGGCCATACCAGCATGCTCTTGGGTGCCGCGCGGCTGCTCGTCGATGAAGGCGGCTTCGACGGCACGATCCGTTTCATCTTCCAGCCGGCCGAGGAGTGGGGCAAGGGCGCGCTGGCCATGCTCGATGACGGGCTGATGCGGCGCTTCCCCTTCGACGAGATCTACGGCCTGCACAATATGCCGGGCATTCCGGTCGGCCACTTCCAGACCCGCACCGGTCCGCTGATGTCGGCGGAGGACAATTTCGAGATCACGCTGCGCGGCGTCGGCGGCCATGCGTCGCGGCCGCAGCAGGGCAACGAGGTTCTCGTTGCCGCCTGTGCGCTTGTCACCAATCTGCAGACCATCGTGTCGAGACGGCTGAGCCCAACCGACATCGCCGTCGTATCGGTGACCGAACTCGTCACCGACGGCACCCGCAACGCCCTGCCCGGCCTCGCCCGCATCCTCGGCGACGCGCGCAGCTTTCGCCCCGAAGTGAGCGCCGAGATCGAAAGGCAGATGCGCATTATCGCTGAGGGTACCGCGCTCGCCTACAACTGCGCCGTCGAAACCATCTACACCCGCGAATTTGTGCCGCTGATCAACGATACCGAAGCCGCAGATGCGGCAATTGCGGCGGCGGCCACCGTCTTCGGCGCCGATGCGACCAGCGGCACGTCCGAGCTGAACACCGCGTCCGAGGATTTTGCCCGCTTCCTCGACCACGTGCCGGGCTGCTTCGCCTTCATCGGCAATGGCGAGGCGTCCGCGCCGCTGCACAATCCGACCTTCGACTTCAACGATGCCGCGCTCATGGGCGGTATGCGCTTCCACGCCGCGATCGCGCGCCGGCGCCTGCCCGTCAGTTGA
- a CDS encoding Na/Pi cotransporter family protein: MSGSVVLLHLAGAVALMLFATRMVKTGVERAYGDVLRHKLRATMRNPIMAVLAGCGLSIALQSSTAVTLLVGSFAGAGIVSGMSGQLAVRGAEIGSALVVKLLTFDLTLLVPLCLITGTVMFMATERRDWRQTGRILVGIGLLILSLEMIGQASEPLRNSQLLPVILNYFSSDSITAYLLAALITWLFQSSIAAVLLMATLAGRGLITPELGLVLILGVNLGSSLIAPMLTRSAGPEVRVVPIGNLLMRGLGSLIMLILFMIFKPHVGFLGATASDQIVNAHILFNVIILLAGLPLAGVVYRTSEKIVALGTKPAPAASIDVVELSALNESALDVPSQALANATREVVRVCETVEIMLKRIIELYESADSDKIKALAALDDRVDRKHAAIKLYLAKVTRNPLTEDEALRCQELIGACVKLEQVGDIIVRNMLVHVKKKLERGLEFTPEGWSELCAFHASVLANARLAFNVLVSRDPETARQLVLEKDQLRDREKETSASHFVRLRDGTAKSVETSSIHLDTIRDLKQINSLLASMAYPVLEERGLLTGSRLKAS, from the coding sequence ATGAGCGGCTCAGTCGTCCTGCTGCACCTTGCCGGTGCGGTGGCGCTGATGCTGTTTGCCACGCGGATGGTGAAGACCGGCGTCGAGCGCGCCTATGGCGACGTGCTGCGCCACAAATTGCGCGCCACCATGCGCAACCCGATCATGGCGGTGCTGGCCGGATGCGGCCTGTCGATCGCCCTGCAAAGCTCCACCGCCGTGACGCTGCTGGTCGGCTCCTTCGCCGGCGCAGGCATCGTCTCCGGCATGTCGGGCCAGCTGGCGGTGCGCGGCGCCGAGATCGGCTCCGCCCTGGTGGTCAAGCTGCTGACCTTCGATCTCACGCTGCTGGTGCCGCTCTGCCTGATCACCGGCACGGTGATGTTCATGGCGACCGAGCGTCGTGACTGGCGCCAGACCGGCCGCATCCTGGTCGGCATCGGCCTGCTGATCCTGTCGCTGGAAATGATCGGCCAGGCCTCCGAGCCGCTGCGCAACAGCCAGCTGCTGCCGGTCATCCTCAATTACTTCTCCAGCGACTCGATCACCGCCTATCTGCTGGCGGCATTGATCACCTGGCTGTTCCAGTCGAGTATCGCGGCGGTGCTCTTGATGGCCACGCTGGCCGGCCGTGGCCTCATCACCCCCGAACTCGGCCTCGTCCTCATCCTTGGCGTCAATCTCGGTTCGTCGCTCATCGCGCCGATGCTCACCCGTTCGGCAGGGCCGGAGGTGCGTGTCGTGCCGATCGGCAACCTCCTGATGCGCGGGCTCGGTTCACTGATCATGCTGATCCTGTTCATGATCTTCAAGCCGCATGTGGGCTTCCTCGGCGCGACGGCGTCGGACCAGATCGTCAACGCGCACATCCTGTTCAACGTCATCATCCTGCTGGCAGGCCTGCCGCTGGCCGGTGTCGTCTACCGCACTTCCGAAAAGATCGTGGCGCTCGGCACCAAGCCGGCGCCGGCCGCCTCGATCGACGTCGTCGAACTGTCGGCGCTCAACGAAAGCGCGCTCGACGTGCCGAGCCAGGCACTGGCCAATGCCACGCGCGAGGTGGTGCGTGTCTGCGAGACGGTCGAGATCATGCTCAAGCGCATCATCGAACTCTACGAGAGCGCCGACTCCGACAAGATCAAGGCGCTGGCCGCGCTCGACGACCGCGTCGACAGGAAGCATGCGGCGATCAAGCTCTATCTGGCCAAGGTCACCAGGAACCCGCTCACCGAGGACGAGGCGCTGCGCTGCCAGGAATTGATCGGCGCCTGCGTCAAGCTCGAGCAGGTCGGCGACATCATCGTGCGCAACATGCTGGTGCATGTGAAGAAGAAGCTCGAGCGCGGCCTGGAATTCACACCCGAGGGCTGGAGCGAGCTTTGCGCCTTCCATGCCTCAGTGCTGGCCAATGCACGGCTTGCCTTCAACGTTCTGGTATCGCGCGACCCCGAGACCGCCCGCCAGCTGGTGTTGGAAAAGGACCAGTTGCGCGACCGTGAGAAGGAAACCAGCGCCAGCCATTTCGTGCGGCTGCGCGACGGCACCGCCAAGAGCGTCGAGACCTCATCCATCCACCTCGACACCATCCGCGACCTCAAGCAGATCAACTCGCTGCTGGCCTCGATGGCCTACCCAGTTCTGGAAGAGCGCGGGCTGCTGACGGGATCGCGGCTGAAGGCAAGCTGA
- the dnaG gene encoding DNA primase, which produces MRFPPAFLDEIRDRVPISQVIGQRVAWDRKKTNTSRGDYWGCCPFHGEKSPSFHCEDKKGRYHCFGCSVSGDHFKFLTELDGMSFPEAVEKIADMAGVPMPVRDAQEERREKERASLTDVMEMATVFFQERLQGAEGAKARAYLRDRGLTPATQQSFRLGFAPDSRNALKEHLAAKGVPKADIEACGLVRHGDDIPVSYDWFRDRIMFPIPDSRGKIIAFGGRALAPDALAKYMNSPDTELFHKGNVLYNFARARKALAKGGTVIAVEGYMDVIALAQAGFENAVAPLGTALTENQLELLWRMSGEPMLCFDGDQAGLKAAWRAADMALPVVQAGRSVRFALLPEGKDPDDLVKAEGPDAFRTVLADARPLADLLWMRETAGGVFDTPERRAELEKTLRELTSRIRDESLRYHYQQEMRERVLNFFGSQRNSRQGQGARTGERGQGKTPAAGGQFARGAAGGRTAITESLGRSALVKRGSEGMSVREATIIVALVNHPALIDENFAHIEFLDLANTDLMRLHAAILDAMAHDMADDRHAVIATIERAGWGEIWERAVGLIRRARQWPALETAALEDARDAFSQALHLQRSARTLHKELKQAEAAMDADPTDENFRHLIEIQTQFQDVQATEALIEGFGVSSGRGGRA; this is translated from the coding sequence ATGCGCTTTCCACCCGCCTTCCTCGACGAGATACGCGACCGTGTGCCGATTTCCCAGGTTATCGGCCAGCGCGTGGCGTGGGACAGGAAGAAGACCAACACGTCGCGCGGCGACTATTGGGGGTGTTGTCCGTTCCACGGCGAGAAGAGCCCGTCCTTCCATTGCGAGGACAAGAAGGGCCGCTACCACTGTTTCGGCTGCTCGGTGTCGGGCGATCATTTCAAGTTCCTGACCGAACTCGACGGGATGAGCTTTCCCGAGGCGGTGGAGAAGATCGCCGATATGGCGGGCGTGCCGATGCCGGTTCGCGATGCCCAGGAGGAGCGGCGCGAAAAGGAACGCGCCAGCCTGACGGATGTCATGGAGATGGCGACTGTCTTCTTCCAGGAGCGGCTGCAGGGCGCGGAAGGGGCGAAAGCCCGCGCCTATCTGCGCGACCGCGGGCTGACCCCGGCGACGCAGCAGTCGTTCCGGCTGGGCTTCGCGCCCGACAGCCGCAACGCGCTGAAGGAGCACCTCGCAGCCAAGGGCGTGCCGAAGGCCGACATCGAGGCCTGCGGACTTGTGCGCCATGGCGACGACATTCCGGTCTCCTATGACTGGTTCCGCGACCGCATCATGTTCCCGATCCCGGATTCGCGCGGCAAGATCATCGCCTTTGGCGGTCGCGCGCTGGCGCCCGATGCGCTGGCCAAATACATGAACTCGCCCGACACCGAGCTCTTCCACAAGGGCAATGTGCTCTACAATTTCGCCCGTGCCCGCAAGGCGCTGGCCAAGGGCGGCACGGTCATCGCCGTCGAAGGCTACATGGACGTGATCGCGCTGGCACAGGCCGGGTTCGAGAATGCCGTGGCGCCGCTCGGCACTGCGCTGACCGAAAACCAGCTGGAATTGTTGTGGCGCATGTCGGGCGAGCCGATGCTGTGCTTCGACGGCGACCAGGCAGGCCTCAAGGCGGCATGGCGCGCCGCCGACATGGCGCTGCCGGTGGTCCAGGCCGGACGCTCGGTGCGTTTTGCCCTGTTGCCGGAAGGCAAGGATCCCGACGATCTGGTCAAGGCCGAAGGGCCGGATGCGTTTCGCACCGTGCTTGCCGACGCGCGGCCGCTGGCCGATCTGTTGTGGATGCGCGAGACGGCCGGCGGCGTGTTCGACACGCCGGAGCGGCGGGCGGAGCTGGAAAAGACGCTGCGCGAACTGACCAGCCGCATCCGCGACGAAAGCCTGCGCTACCATTACCAGCAAGAGATGCGCGAACGGGTGCTGAATTTCTTCGGCTCCCAGCGCAATAGCAGGCAGGGGCAAGGCGCAAGGACGGGCGAACGCGGCCAGGGCAAGACGCCGGCCGCCGGTGGACAGTTCGCGCGCGGTGCGGCGGGTGGACGCACGGCGATCACCGAAAGCCTCGGCCGCTCGGCGCTGGTCAAGCGCGGCAGCGAGGGGATGTCGGTGCGCGAGGCGACGATCATAGTGGCGCTCGTCAATCATCCGGCGCTGATCGACGAGAATTTCGCCCATATCGAATTTCTCGACCTCGCCAATACGGACCTCATGCGACTGCATGCGGCCATCCTTGATGCGATGGCGCATGACATGGCCGATGACCGCCACGCTGTGATTGCGACAATCGAGCGCGCCGGCTGGGGTGAGATATGGGAACGGGCGGTGGGCCTGATCCGGCGGGCGCGGCAATGGCCGGCGCTGGAAACCGCGGCCCTCGAGGATGCCCGCGACGCCTTCAGCCAGGCGTTGCACTTGCAGCGCAGCGCGCGCACCTTACATAAGGAGCTGAAGCAGGCAGAAGCGGCTATGGATGCAGATCCCACGGATGAAAATTTCCGGCATCTGATCGAAATCCAAACGCAATTTCAGGATGTCCAGGCGACGGAAGCGCTGATCGAAGGATTTGGTGTGTCCTCGGGCAGGGGCGGCCGCGCCTAG